The Azospirillum baldaniorum genome window below encodes:
- a CDS encoding PepSY-associated TM helix domain-containing protein, translated as MNGSFRLSMTWLHNWGGLVVGWLLFCVFLTGTTAYARFEITRWMQPERVEATNSPDAAAAAIASLWREAPQARRWLITLPDERRTATQVYVYNPPGIQPAFRKLALEPADGRPLQARATFGGDFLYYFHFDLRVPGLVGRYLIGAAGVALLVALTTGFVIHRRVFWDFFAFRPGRSRTRLWMDVHNALGIIVLPYHALITVTGLVPLMLLYMPWGLQAAFGDRPAAFNTAVYAEPPPAAAAGRAGPLTAIAPLLAEAERRWDGGRPGWIVIDNPGDAAATILLKRTDSDRVVITPEAILFDGMTGVVREVWDGTGGAAATRAGAYGLHMMRFADTPLRLAMTLCGLAGTAMIGTGQVYWIIKRRKREATPSFGLRLADGANLAVMIGLPIAIAAYFWANRLLPAGLPGRETFEALAFFAAWFLTALHPALRGVQRAWGEQLAAAALLWAALPLMNALTSNAHLGVTLARGLWGVAGIDLTALATGGLFALLAWRRLRAAPRSVDHPQGALARRGL; from the coding sequence ATGAACGGCAGTTTTCGCCTGTCGATGACGTGGCTGCACAATTGGGGCGGGCTGGTGGTCGGCTGGCTGCTGTTCTGCGTCTTCCTGACCGGAACCACCGCCTACGCCCGCTTCGAGATCACCCGCTGGATGCAGCCCGAGCGGGTCGAGGCGACCAACAGCCCCGACGCCGCGGCGGCGGCGATCGCCAGCCTGTGGCGCGAGGCGCCGCAGGCGCGCCGCTGGCTGATCACGCTGCCGGACGAGCGGCGGACCGCGACCCAGGTCTACGTCTACAACCCGCCGGGGATACAGCCCGCCTTCCGCAAGCTGGCGCTGGAGCCGGCGGACGGGCGCCCCTTGCAGGCGCGGGCGACCTTCGGCGGCGATTTCCTCTATTACTTCCACTTCGACCTGCGCGTTCCCGGCCTGGTGGGACGCTATCTGATCGGCGCCGCCGGGGTGGCCCTGCTGGTGGCGCTGACCACCGGCTTCGTCATCCACCGGCGGGTCTTCTGGGACTTCTTCGCCTTCCGCCCCGGACGGTCGCGCACACGGCTGTGGATGGACGTCCACAACGCCCTGGGCATCATCGTGTTGCCCTACCACGCGCTGATCACCGTGACCGGGCTGGTGCCGCTGATGCTGCTCTACATGCCCTGGGGCCTGCAAGCGGCCTTCGGTGACCGGCCGGCCGCCTTCAACACCGCCGTTTACGCCGAGCCGCCGCCGGCGGCCGCCGCGGGGCGGGCCGGCCCCCTGACCGCCATCGCGCCGCTGCTGGCGGAGGCGGAGCGGCGCTGGGACGGCGGGCGGCCGGGATGGATCGTCATCGACAACCCGGGCGACGCCGCCGCCACCATTCTTCTCAAGCGCACCGACTCCGACCGGGTGGTGATCACGCCGGAAGCTATCCTGTTCGACGGCATGACCGGCGTGGTGCGCGAGGTCTGGGACGGGACGGGCGGAGCCGCCGCGACGCGGGCCGGCGCCTATGGCCTGCACATGATGCGCTTCGCCGACACGCCGCTGCGGCTGGCGATGACCCTGTGCGGGCTGGCCGGCACCGCGATGATCGGCACCGGACAGGTCTACTGGATCATCAAGCGGCGCAAACGGGAGGCGACCCCGTCCTTCGGGCTGCGTCTGGCCGACGGCGCCAATCTGGCGGTGATGATCGGTCTGCCCATCGCCATCGCCGCCTATTTCTGGGCCAACCGGCTGCTGCCCGCCGGGCTGCCCGGCCGGGAGACCTTCGAGGCCCTCGCCTTCTTCGCCGCGTGGTTTCTCACGGCCCTGCACCCGGCGCTGCGCGGCGTCCAGCGCGCCTGGGGCGAGCAGTTGGCGGCGGCGGCTCTGCTGTGGGCCGCCCTGCCGCTGATGAACGCCCTGACCAGCAACGCCCATCTCGGGGTGACGCTGGCGCGCGGGCTGTGGGGTGTGGCCGGCATCGACCTGACCGCCCTGGCGACGGGCGGCCTGTTCGCGCTGTTGGCTTGGCGCCGCCTCCGTGCGGCACCCCGGAGCGTCGACCACCCACAGGGCGCGCTGGCACGGCGTGGTCTCTGA
- a CDS encoding GlxA family transcriptional regulator: protein MRIGFVIYPGFQMMSLAAGSVFEFANICAGEEIYELVTVSEHGGAVRSSTGMAVDSESFAGQDFDTVLVGGGVEVPRPSDGLRAWIAGRLPAVRRLGAICTGAFVLAESGVLNGRRATTHWLLARELGTRFPAIQVEEDRIFIIDGPVWSSAGMTAGVDLALAMVEKDLGSDIARSVARKLVMYHRRGGGQTQHSELLEMAAKSDRIEAALTYARQNLKNPLSVEELAGAAALSPRQFSRAFRAETGQSPAKAVEQLRLESARLMLEQTRHPVEVIARESGFADPERMRRAFLRAFGQPPQAMRRAARQDVRSTEAPA from the coding sequence ATGCGCATCGGCTTCGTCATCTACCCGGGCTTCCAGATGATGAGCCTGGCCGCGGGTTCGGTGTTCGAGTTCGCCAACATCTGTGCGGGCGAAGAGATCTATGAGTTGGTCACCGTCTCGGAGCATGGAGGGGCGGTGCGCAGTTCCACCGGAATGGCGGTGGACAGCGAGTCCTTTGCCGGACAGGACTTCGACACGGTGCTGGTGGGCGGCGGTGTGGAGGTGCCCCGGCCGAGCGACGGGCTGCGCGCCTGGATCGCCGGCCGTCTGCCCGCCGTGCGACGCCTGGGCGCAATCTGCACCGGCGCGTTCGTGCTCGCCGAATCCGGTGTGCTGAACGGGCGGCGCGCCACCACCCACTGGCTTCTGGCGCGCGAGTTGGGGACGCGGTTTCCGGCCATCCAGGTCGAGGAGGACCGCATCTTCATCATCGACGGGCCGGTCTGGAGTTCCGCCGGCATGACCGCGGGCGTCGATCTGGCTCTGGCGATGGTGGAGAAGGATCTCGGCAGCGACATCGCCCGGTCGGTCGCCCGTAAGCTGGTCATGTATCATCGCCGGGGCGGCGGCCAGACCCAGCATTCGGAGCTGCTGGAGATGGCGGCGAAGTCCGACCGCATCGAGGCGGCGTTGACCTACGCGCGGCAGAACCTGAAAAATCCGCTGTCGGTGGAGGAGTTGGCGGGTGCCGCCGCCTTGAGCCCCCGCCAGTTCAGCCGCGCCTTCCGCGCCGAGACCGGGCAGTCCCCGGCCAAGGCGGTGGAGCAATTGCGGCTGGAAAGCGCGCGCCTGATGCTGGAGCAGACGCGGCACCCGGTCGAGGTTATCGCCCGCGAAAGCGGCTTTGCCGATCCGGAGCGCATGCGGCGCGCCTTTCTGCGCGCCTTCGGCCAGCCGCCCCAGGCGATGCGGCGGGCCGCAAGGCAGGACGTGCGATCCACCGAGGCACCCGCTTGA
- a CDS encoding AMP-binding protein, whose amino-acid sequence MTITRSIHGVPVQWETLPALVAARAAQHGEAPRLTVAGRAMSYRELDGESSRVAANLHRLGVGRGDRVACFLRNAPEHLLTWVAAGKLGAIWVPLNAGLVGEDLVHTLTNATPAVLVVDGELAERVEAVADRLPRMRVYTVEDGEGRGGGRFPPFAELLEPGHPMPTVEVSGGDPAVIIYTGGTTGLPKGALLPHFAWIAAGMRYVEAFETRPDDVHYSILTLFHVGGLMLGVMGPMVADIPTVIDRRFSGSNFWARVRETGATIVDLIGTMITVLTEQPESPTDRDHRVRVSLGVTGQIPPAVADRFVERFGIGFVNVYSLTETGGVLIVNNRMDSPKPRANGLTHGWAEVTILDDDDQPVPPGVTGQIALRPRYPHIFMSGYFNAPERTLECLSNLWLHTGDLGHLDADGFLHFTGRQAHWLRRRGENVSAYEVESVLSQCPGVREVVVVGTPSEKGEEEVKAFVIREPGSGVEPAAIAAWCEGRMAAFKIPRFIAFVESFPRSVTKREVERHKLRALPNDGIWDREAVPSGPGPVAKGPVAKGTGVNGPVVNGLAG is encoded by the coding sequence ATGACCATCACGCGCAGCATCCACGGCGTTCCGGTGCAATGGGAAACCTTGCCGGCTCTGGTCGCCGCCCGCGCGGCGCAGCACGGGGAGGCGCCCCGGCTGACCGTTGCCGGACGGGCGATGAGCTATCGCGAGCTGGACGGGGAGTCCAGCCGCGTGGCCGCGAACCTGCACCGGCTGGGGGTGGGCCGGGGCGACCGGGTCGCCTGCTTCCTGCGCAACGCGCCGGAGCATCTGCTGACCTGGGTCGCCGCCGGCAAGCTGGGGGCGATCTGGGTGCCGCTGAACGCCGGTCTGGTGGGGGAGGATCTCGTCCACACCCTGACCAACGCCACGCCTGCCGTCCTGGTGGTGGACGGGGAACTGGCGGAGCGGGTCGAGGCGGTCGCGGACCGGCTGCCCCGCATGCGCGTCTACACGGTGGAGGACGGCGAGGGGAGGGGAGGCGGTCGCTTCCCGCCCTTCGCCGAGCTTCTGGAGCCGGGGCATCCGATGCCGACGGTTGAGGTGTCCGGTGGCGATCCCGCGGTCATCATCTACACCGGCGGCACCACCGGCCTGCCCAAGGGTGCCCTGCTGCCGCATTTTGCCTGGATCGCGGCGGGAATGCGCTACGTCGAGGCGTTCGAGACGCGGCCGGACGATGTGCATTACTCGATCCTGACGCTGTTCCACGTCGGCGGTCTGATGCTGGGGGTGATGGGACCGATGGTCGCCGACATCCCCACGGTGATCGACCGCCGCTTCAGCGGCAGCAACTTCTGGGCGCGGGTGAGGGAGACCGGTGCGACCATCGTCGATCTCATCGGCACCATGATCACCGTGCTGACCGAACAGCCGGAGAGCCCGACCGACCGCGACCACCGCGTGCGCGTCTCGCTGGGGGTGACGGGTCAGATCCCGCCCGCCGTGGCCGACCGTTTCGTCGAACGGTTCGGCATCGGCTTCGTCAACGTCTATTCGCTGACCGAGACCGGCGGCGTGCTGATCGTCAACAACCGGATGGACTCGCCCAAGCCGCGCGCCAACGGCCTGACCCACGGCTGGGCGGAGGTGACCATCCTCGACGACGACGACCAGCCGGTACCGCCGGGCGTCACCGGCCAGATCGCCCTGCGCCCCCGCTATCCGCACATCTTCATGTCGGGCTATTTCAACGCGCCGGAACGCACGCTGGAATGCCTGTCGAATTTGTGGCTGCACACCGGCGATCTCGGCCATCTGGACGCGGACGGCTTTCTGCACTTCACGGGCCGTCAGGCCCACTGGCTGCGCCGCCGTGGCGAGAACGTCTCGGCCTATGAGGTGGAAAGCGTGCTCAGCCAGTGTCCGGGCGTGCGCGAGGTCGTGGTGGTCGGCACGCCGTCGGAAAAGGGGGAGGAGGAGGTGAAGGCCTTCGTCATCCGTGAACCGGGCAGCGGCGTGGAGCCGGCCGCCATCGCCGCGTGGTGCGAGGGCCGCATGGCCGCCTTCAAGATCCCGCGCTTCATCGCCTTCGTGGAGAGCTTCCCCCGTTCCGTGACGAAGCGCGAAGTGGAGCGTCACAAGCTGCGCGCGTTGCCGAACGACGGAATCTGGGACCGCGAGGCGGTGCCCTCGGGGCCAGGTCCTGTTGCCAAAGGTCCTGTTGCCAAAGGGACTGGCGTCAACGGGCCGGTCGTCAACGGGTTGGCGGGTTAG
- a CDS encoding ABC transporter ATP-binding protein — MTEIHTMPIAEPVLEVRGLSAGYGKRAVVHDVDLTVRAGEIRVLLGHNGAGKTTLVRSVFGLLRPSAGTVRYRGEDITRRRCADNVKAGIALVPQGHGIFRSLTVRENLELGAYTAQDPAEIRANRDAVMDLFPILRERAGQIAGTMSGGQQQMLAMGMALMHRPDVMILDEPSIGLAPNLVQRVMEAIAEVNRALRMAVLMVEQNVVHALPIAQSVTVLRTGRKIYEGPPEPLGDRQYLMTLF; from the coding sequence ATGACCGAGATTCACACCATGCCGATCGCCGAACCCGTCCTGGAGGTGCGCGGCCTCAGCGCCGGCTACGGCAAGCGGGCGGTGGTCCACGACGTGGACCTGACGGTGCGGGCCGGCGAAATCCGCGTGCTGCTGGGCCACAACGGGGCCGGCAAGACGACGCTGGTGCGCTCCGTCTTCGGGCTGCTGCGCCCCTCCGCCGGGACCGTACGCTACCGGGGGGAGGATATCACCCGGCGGCGCTGCGCCGACAACGTGAAGGCGGGGATCGCGCTGGTTCCGCAGGGGCACGGCATCTTCCGCAGCCTGACCGTGCGCGAGAATCTGGAACTTGGCGCCTACACGGCGCAGGACCCGGCGGAAATCCGGGCGAACCGCGACGCGGTGATGGACCTGTTCCCGATCCTGCGCGAACGCGCCGGCCAGATCGCCGGCACCATGTCCGGCGGCCAGCAGCAGATGCTGGCGATGGGCATGGCGCTGATGCACCGGCCCGACGTGATGATCCTCGACGAACCGTCCATCGGCCTCGCCCCCAACCTCGTCCAGCGCGTCATGGAGGCCATCGCCGAGGTGAACCGGGCGCTGCGCATGGCCGTGCTGATGGTCGAGCAGAACGTCGTCCACGCCCTGCCGATCGCGCAGAGCGTCACCGTGCTGCGCACCGGCCGCAAGATTTACGAGGGCCCGCCCGAACCGCTGGGCGACCGCCAATACCTGATGACCCTTTTCTAA
- a CDS encoding TonB-dependent siderophore receptor: MDRGARGRRGTALLRAALLSSAVAGIGVAAGGYALAAPAKTDGQVAQASGQTAGQRFDIAPQGLVTALNAFSAASGWEVGFPAEVARGLSSPGVSGTMSADEALRRLLSGTGVSYQMTGPGRAVLSRPQTGGVVLDPVTVEGTRERATGPVMGYAARQSATATKTDTPILETPQSISVVTRDQMDAQAVRSLADVLNYTSGVTTARNGGSSSFGGDGISVRGFGGNGTTGVSFNEYLDGLRLKGSGFLTSGIDPYLFERVEVLKGPASVLFGQTSPGGLVNMVTKQPSPDARHEILLQTGNQGRKQAALDVGGDVTGDGRLSYRFAGVALDTDTQTDIAERRRLAAAPTVTIRPTDDTSLTLIGLYQRDNYDDSPLNYLPAQGTVLPNPNGTLPTKLFTGDPNFNTWDRKTMSVGYRFEHRFDERWTVRQNARYLHNDLDLKQVYASGLLPDLRTTRRTTFSARERAYDLTVDNQVQVTVDTGPLRHTVLAGVDHQRLRSDTLRGQAAAPNLDLFNPVYGLPIATPPIYQSTATRITQTGVYAQDQIKWGGLAVLLGGRKDWAETQQRNRLNQGQTSQQDDAFTGRVGALYLFDNGLAPYASYSESFEPTSGSDFFGNPFEPTSGQQYEAGLKYEPPGSGSLFTLSAFTITQQNVTTPDPLHTNYNIQTGEVRSRGFEAEARVSLAAGLNAVASYTFLDAEVTKSNGADRGKRPVAVPTHSASAWGDYTVQDGPLAGLGGGVGLRYVGFTYGDPANSFKVPAHTLVDAALRYDLSYLNPQLQGIQAAINASNLFDKEYVAACSRATNCYYGLRRTVIGSLKYSW, encoded by the coding sequence ATGGATAGGGGTGCGCGGGGGCGTCGGGGGACGGCCCTGCTGAGGGCGGCGCTGCTGTCATCGGCGGTGGCCGGCATCGGTGTGGCGGCTGGGGGCTACGCCCTGGCAGCGCCGGCGAAGACCGACGGGCAGGTTGCCCAGGCTTCCGGGCAAACGGCGGGGCAGCGCTTCGACATCGCCCCGCAGGGGCTGGTGACGGCCCTCAACGCCTTCAGCGCGGCCAGCGGCTGGGAGGTCGGCTTCCCGGCCGAGGTGGCGCGCGGCCTGTCCTCGCCCGGCGTGTCGGGCACCATGAGCGCCGACGAGGCGCTTCGCCGCCTGCTGTCCGGCACCGGCGTGTCGTACCAGATGACCGGCCCCGGCCGCGCCGTGCTGTCGCGGCCGCAAACCGGCGGGGTGGTGCTGGACCCGGTGACCGTCGAGGGCACGCGCGAGCGGGCGACCGGCCCGGTCATGGGCTACGCCGCCCGCCAGAGCGCCACCGCCACCAAGACCGACACGCCGATCCTGGAAACGCCGCAGTCGATCTCCGTCGTCACCCGCGACCAGATGGACGCCCAGGCGGTGCGGAGTCTGGCCGACGTCCTGAACTACACCTCCGGCGTCACCACCGCCCGCAACGGCGGCTCCTCCTCCTTCGGCGGCGATGGCATCTCGGTGCGCGGCTTCGGCGGCAACGGCACCACCGGCGTGTCCTTCAACGAATATCTCGACGGGCTGCGGCTGAAGGGCAGCGGCTTCCTGACCTCCGGCATCGACCCGTACCTGTTCGAGCGGGTCGAGGTGCTGAAGGGCCCGGCCTCGGTGCTGTTCGGCCAGACCAGCCCCGGCGGTCTGGTCAACATGGTGACTAAGCAGCCCTCCCCCGACGCCCGGCATGAAATCCTGCTGCAAACCGGAAACCAGGGCCGCAAGCAGGCCGCGCTGGATGTCGGCGGCGACGTGACCGGCGACGGACGGCTCTCCTACCGGTTCGCCGGCGTCGCGCTGGACACCGACACCCAGACCGACATCGCCGAGCGCCGCCGGCTGGCCGCCGCCCCGACCGTGACCATCCGGCCGACCGACGACACCAGCCTGACCCTGATCGGCCTCTACCAACGCGACAATTACGACGATTCGCCGCTGAACTACCTGCCGGCCCAGGGCACCGTGCTGCCCAACCCCAACGGCACGCTGCCGACCAAGCTCTTCACGGGCGATCCCAACTTCAACACCTGGGACCGCAAGACCATGAGCGTCGGCTACCGGTTCGAACACCGGTTCGACGAGCGCTGGACGGTGCGGCAGAACGCCCGCTACCTGCACAACGACCTCGACCTCAAGCAGGTCTACGCGTCCGGCCTGCTGCCCGACCTGCGCACCACGCGGCGCACCACCTTCTCGGCCCGCGAGCGCGCTTACGACCTGACCGTCGACAACCAGGTCCAGGTGACGGTCGACACCGGCCCGCTGCGCCATACCGTGCTGGCCGGCGTCGATCACCAGCGGCTGCGGAGCGACACGCTGCGCGGGCAGGCGGCGGCGCCGAACCTCGACCTGTTCAACCCGGTCTACGGGCTGCCGATCGCCACCCCGCCGATCTACCAGAGCACCGCCACCCGCATCACCCAGACCGGCGTCTACGCCCAGGACCAGATCAAGTGGGGCGGGCTCGCCGTCCTGCTGGGCGGGCGCAAGGACTGGGCCGAGACGCAGCAGCGCAACCGGCTGAACCAGGGGCAGACGTCGCAGCAGGACGACGCCTTCACCGGCCGCGTCGGCGCGCTCTACCTGTTCGACAACGGCTTGGCGCCCTACGCCAGCTATTCGGAATCCTTCGAGCCGACCTCCGGCAGCGATTTCTTCGGCAACCCGTTCGAGCCGACCTCCGGCCAGCAGTACGAGGCCGGTCTGAAATACGAGCCGCCGGGCTCCGGCAGCCTGTTCACCCTGTCGGCCTTCACCATCACCCAGCAGAACGTCACCACGCCCGATCCGCTGCACACCAACTACAACATCCAGACCGGCGAGGTCCGCTCGCGCGGCTTCGAGGCTGAGGCGCGCGTCAGCCTCGCCGCCGGACTGAACGCGGTGGCCAGCTACACCTTCCTCGACGCCGAGGTGACGAAGAGCAACGGCGCCGACCGCGGCAAGCGGCCGGTGGCCGTGCCGACCCATTCGGCCTCGGCCTGGGGCGACTACACGGTGCAGGACGGCCCGCTGGCCGGCCTGGGCGGCGGCGTCGGCCTGCGCTACGTCGGCTTCACCTACGGCGATCCGGCCAACAGCTTCAAGGTGCCGGCGCACACGCTGGTCGACGCCGCCCTGCGCTACGACCTGTCCTATCTGAACCCGCAGCTTCAGGGCATTCAGGCGGCGATCAACGCCAGCAACCTCTTCGACAAGGAGTATGTCGCGGCCTGCTCGCGGGCGACCAATTGCTATTACGGCCTGCGCCGCACCGTGATCGGCTCGCTGAAGTACTCCTGGTGA
- a CDS encoding SDR family NAD(P)-dependent oxidoreductase: protein MSLSPLGTALVTGASSGIGAIYANRLADRGHDLILVARNRGKLAGLAAQIVDRTGRSVEVVAADLGDKADRRAVETVLATDSSITMLVNNAGVGATAPLLSADVDAMERMIDLDVTALMRLTYAAAPAFVARGRGTIVNIASIVAIGPEILNGVYGGAKAFVLALTQSLHHELAAKGLRVQAVLPGATATDFWGTAGTPVEHLPGEIVMPAAAMVDAALAGLDAGELVTIPALPDAAQWHAYEAARQAMLPNLSRSEPAARYRVAPLSA from the coding sequence ATGAGCCTTTCCCCTCTCGGCACCGCGCTCGTCACCGGCGCATCCTCCGGCATCGGCGCGATCTACGCCAACCGGCTGGCCGACCGCGGCCACGATCTGATCCTGGTGGCCCGCAACCGTGGCAAGCTCGCCGGCCTCGCGGCGCAGATCGTCGACCGCACCGGCCGCTCCGTCGAGGTCGTCGCCGCCGATCTGGGCGACAAGGCCGACCGGCGCGCGGTGGAGACGGTGCTGGCGACCGACTCCAGCATCACCATGCTGGTCAACAACGCCGGAGTCGGCGCAACGGCCCCGCTGCTCTCGGCCGACGTCGATGCCATGGAGCGGATGATCGACCTCGACGTGACGGCGCTGATGCGGCTGACCTACGCGGCCGCGCCGGCCTTCGTGGCGCGCGGACGCGGCACGATCGTCAACATCGCCTCCATCGTCGCGATCGGGCCGGAAATCCTCAACGGCGTCTATGGCGGGGCCAAGGCTTTCGTCCTGGCGCTGACCCAATCGCTGCACCACGAGCTGGCCGCCAAGGGATTGCGGGTCCAGGCGGTGCTGCCCGGCGCCACGGCCACCGATTTCTGGGGAACCGCCGGCACGCCGGTGGAGCATCTGCCGGGCGAGATCGTCATGCCCGCCGCCGCCATGGTCGACGCGGCGCTGGCCGGACTCGACGCGGGCGAACTGGTGACCATCCCGGCCCTGCCGGATGCCGCCCAGTGGCACGCCTACGAGGCCGCCCGTCAGGCGATGCTGCCCAACCTGTCCCGCAGCGAACCCGCCGCGCGCTACCGCGTCGCGCCGCTCTCCGCCTGA
- a CDS encoding SDR family oxidoreductase, translating into MARQKMLIVGALGTVGRPMLEHFEASPEWDVCGVSRRTPDFETTAEWAAVDLRNPDDCRNLREIKGVTNICYTAVYEKPDVTRGWSEWDHVETNLAMLKNVVENVEAVSSNLRHITLLQGTKAYGGHLGPFRQPARESDQRYMRPNFYYDQQDWISERQQGKEWSWSVLRPQIVCGLAVGSPLNIITAIGVFAAVSREYGLPLRFPGGASRIGEATDARLIAKAAEWAGTSPQCANQVFNIANGDVYVWENVFPKVAELFRMELEPAQPFSLARIMPQNEPIWDRVVAKHGLKPYKYTEVVPSWQFADFLFGYGQRPNPHHMSTIKARKLGFHDCVDSEEMFVDLLQELQKRRILPE; encoded by the coding sequence ATGGCCCGTCAGAAGATGCTGATCGTGGGTGCGCTGGGGACCGTCGGCCGCCCGATGCTGGAGCATTTCGAAGCCTCCCCGGAATGGGACGTCTGCGGCGTGTCGCGCCGCACTCCGGATTTCGAGACCACCGCCGAATGGGCGGCCGTCGATCTGCGCAACCCCGACGACTGCCGCAACCTGCGCGAGATCAAGGGCGTCACCAACATCTGCTACACCGCCGTCTACGAGAAGCCCGACGTGACGCGCGGCTGGTCGGAATGGGACCATGTCGAGACCAACCTCGCCATGCTGAAGAACGTGGTCGAGAACGTCGAGGCGGTGTCGTCCAACCTGCGCCACATCACGCTGTTGCAGGGCACCAAGGCCTATGGCGGCCATCTCGGCCCCTTCCGCCAGCCAGCGCGGGAGAGCGACCAACGCTACATGCGCCCCAACTTCTACTACGACCAGCAGGACTGGATCAGCGAACGCCAGCAGGGCAAGGAGTGGAGCTGGAGCGTGCTGCGCCCGCAGATCGTCTGCGGCCTCGCGGTCGGCAGCCCCTTGAACATCATCACCGCCATCGGCGTCTTCGCCGCGGTGTCGCGCGAATACGGCCTGCCGCTGCGCTTCCCCGGCGGGGCGTCGCGCATCGGCGAGGCGACCGACGCCCGGCTGATCGCCAAGGCCGCCGAATGGGCCGGCACCAGCCCGCAATGCGCCAACCAGGTCTTCAACATCGCCAACGGCGACGTCTATGTCTGGGAGAACGTGTTTCCCAAGGTGGCGGAGCTGTTCCGCATGGAGCTGGAGCCGGCGCAACCCTTCTCGCTGGCCCGCATCATGCCGCAGAACGAGCCGATCTGGGACCGCGTGGTCGCCAAGCACGGTCTCAAGCCCTACAAATACACCGAGGTCGTGCCGTCCTGGCAGTTCGCCGACTTCCTGTTCGGCTACGGCCAGCGCCCCAACCCGCACCACATGAGCACGATCAAAGCGCGCAAGCTGGGCTTCCACGACTGCGTGGACAGCGAGGAGATGTTCGTCGATCTCCTCCAGGAACTCCAGAAGCGCCGCATCCTGCCGGAATGA